The Planococcus versutus genome contains the following window.
GAAAAGAGGGGTAAAAGGTGGAAACACTTATTCAGTTCCGAGTGTCACTGTATCTGGAAACCAAGAGCGTCTAGAATTTAGTAGCAATATTTTTGAAGGTAAAAACGTTAATGCTATTCTCGATTGGAGAAGTAACTGATCTATATTTCTAAATTAGTGAAGAGGCTTGAAATCTATTTTCTTTTAATATTTCTTTCATATGAAAAAGAGTGAGTGTTTCTTCAGAGAATCATGCACTCTTTTTCTATTTTCATTCTTATTTCTTTCCCCACTATTAAAATTTTAAGTGCTCATTTCAAGCTTTCTCTACTCACTTTGAATGTAACATAAGTCTAATTAAGTTACATTCAAACCCCTGAGTCTATTGACTTCGACGAAAAAACAAGCGAAACTAAACATACCTAAAAAAATGATACATTCAGATCGTTGATTCTACTGGGCTTGCTTTTCCTTGGCGGCGCTCTTTTTTCTTTTCTTTAAATTCCTTGAGTAGTGCAGTACATACGTATCTAACAATCAAATACAAAGGAGACTCGTAGCTATGAAAGACTATAGAATTGGAATTGCCTTATCCGTTGGGATGGCTATCTTATTGCTTGTCATCAATGCAGAAGTTTATCAAAACGTGATGTCGATTGCTTTGCCAATGATACTTCTTGTACTTCATGTTGTGGTCTATAAACAGTACCTGCGTGAGAAACGTTACGGCGTCTATTTTGGTTTTGTTTTGTTATTAGGGATTGTTGTTGTTTTCTCTTTTCCTGCCCTCACTCATCAACAAGCCGAAACAAAAGTCTCATCCAGCTATGACATGGAACAACTGGAGTTCACTACTGTTCCCGTAATCTCCTCGTGGAATCCGCTTGACCCCAAAGGGGCTTATCTATTCAGTGGAATTTCACGGACCGAAGGCAAGCTCGTGGTGTTCGTGAGTACAAAAACAGGGGAGGTTCATCAAACCAATCCTTGAGACGAAAGGAGTAACAGAGTTCATGACCAAACAACAAGAAATCAAAGATGTGCAGCCAATCCGTTCACTGGAACGCATTGAGGACATGAAATGGAGCTTGAAAAAGTGGTGCAGCGAACGAGATTATATTTTGTTTTTGCTCGGCATCAATTCCGGCTTGCGTGTTGGGGATCTGTTAGCCATCAAAATCCATGAGATCCAGGGCAAGAAAGTGGTGTCGTTGCGCGAAGGGAAGACCGGCAAACGGCGAACGATTCACCTCGGCAATATCTACGACGAACTGGATGCCTATATTCGCACGTTAGAGGGCGCTGAGTGGCTTTTTCCGAGTCGCAAGGGAAATGGACCGATTACACGCGTTCAAGCCTACAGACAGCTTCAGAAGGCCGCACAGATGGTCGATATCTCGGTGGGCATTGGCACGCACACCTTGCGCAAAACATTCGGCTATTGGCATTACAAGCAGTTCAAAGACATTGCCGAGCTGCAGAACATCTTGAATCATGCGCATCCGCAGATCACGTTGCGCTACATTGGCATTACGGACGAACAGATCGAGAGCAATTTAAAAACGTTTCGCCTGTAAAACTCCCAGATTTTATTCTGTGGAGTTTTTGTTTATGAAAAACCGTTTTTAAGGTGGTTTTTAGGCGTCTTAAAAACATTTGCTTGTATGTATTCAATTTA
Protein-coding sequences here:
- a CDS encoding tyrosine-type recombinase/integrase encodes the protein MTKQQEIKDVQPIRSLERIEDMKWSLKKWCSERDYILFLLGINSGLRVGDLLAIKIHEIQGKKVVSLREGKTGKRRTIHLGNIYDELDAYIRTLEGAEWLFPSRKGNGPITRVQAYRQLQKAAQMVDISVGIGTHTLRKTFGYWHYKQFKDIAELQNILNHAHPQITLRYIGITDEQIESNLKTFRL